The following DNA comes from Pedobacter cryoconitis.
CCAGAGCCGATGGTACTGCGGTAACACGTGGGAGAGTAGGTCGGTGCCAAATCTTAAAGAAAGCCTGTAGGAAACTACAGGCTTTTCTTGTTATACAACATTTTTTTATTTACAGCTTTTAAAAGCACTGCAATTATTAATCAGGGCTTGTAGCGGCGAGTCTGAAAAGAGTCTTATATTTACCTGCTATTTATACTATTTGTGTTACATAATTGATTCGACTTGCTCAAAAACCCGCTCATTAAGCTTATAGACTTCTTTTACTTTCCTTTTTTACACTTTATACCTATAAAGACTTTTCGATATGGTGTAACCGGAGGGAGCAATGCCCTGCTTAATCTGACTATATTCTTTCTGAGTTACAATTACGTATTGAAGGGTGAAGCGCTGAGAATTGGAAGCTATACGATCACCTCTTACATTGGAGCAGATCTGATGGCGCTTTCTGTAAGTTTCCCGGTAGGGTTTCTATTGAATAAGTATTTAGTTTTTCAGCAGGAAGGAAGAGGGATTCAGCAGTTGGGCTTATATGCATTTGTTACTGCAAGTTCTCTACTGATGAATTATGGTTTGCTTCATCTGCTGGTTGGATATTTTGGCTTGTGGGCTACGCCATCACAAGCCTTCATTATAGTATTGATGTCTGCGTTCAGTTACTTCTTCCAATCATATGTAACTTTCCGGGAGCGGGCGTAACCTTTATGCTAAAGGTATATTCTTCGTGAATTGTGAAATAGTTCCTGAAGGATAACCTTGCTTGTTAAGCCATCCCATAAACTTGTCCATCCTGGTAATCATATCCTGACCAGAATTTTTACTGACATAACCAGGAAAACCAAAACGCTCTTTATCGGTCAGGTCTGTAAATTCCCAGGGATGGAAATAGATATTAATATAATTGTCTTTCTGATAAGTCCTTTTGACAAGATGTTCGTAAAACCAAAGTGGCAGGTTATGAAATGATAACCAGAAAAGTGGAAAACGTGAAATCGGGCTTACTGAAGCCGGTAATTGTAAAACTCCGCTCTGATAAAAGTATGTTCTGGAAATATGGCGGTTATTATACCTTCCAGGCAGCCAGGTTGGATTTATGGAGCTATTGTATAGATAACCTGCTTTTTGTATCTCCTGCTCATCTACGGGCATCATTCTCGCCATTCTGTAACCTGTCACCGCTACGCCTGATAATTCCTCTAAGGCCAGGCGGGATTCCAGTAAGTGTTCTTTTTTAAAATCAGAATGGTACATACCATGAGAAGCCAATTCGTGACCTTCATCGAGTATACGCCTGATAATTGCAGTTGCATTTTTTGCAAAGGTAACTGTACTGAAGAAGGTCGCTTTAAGTTTATGCTTCGCCAGCAAATCCAATATGATCAGGGTACCTTCAGAAGAGATTCTTATTTGTTCTTCAAAAGTGATACTTTTCCCATATTCAAAAGCCATATCAAATTCTTCAATATCAAAGCTGAGCAATATCATAATTAGTATTTGTGGTTGTAGGTGCCGGAACGAAATTTGTAGATTTGATAATATAATTAGGGCGGTTTTTAGTCTGCATAAACATCTTCCCGATATAAATTCCTATAATCCCCATAATAATGAGCTGTAAGCCTCCAAAAAAGACTATAGTCATAATGGTAGATGCCCATCCGTCTACTTCTATACCCATGTAAACCGAATAGAATACATAAGGAATATATAAGACTGATAACATAGAAAAAGCAAACCCAAGATATACTGCGGTATAGAGTGGTTTGATACTGAATGAGGTTACACCCTGTAAGGCAAAACGCATCATTTTCCGAAGGTTATATTTACTTGTTCCTGCGTGTCTTTTATGTGGGATATAATCTATCGCAATCTGTTTATAGCCCATCCACTGGACAAGACCACGGATAAAGGGCTCGTTCTCCTCAAAGTTCCTGAATACATCTATTACCTTTTTATCCATCAGCCTGAAGTCGGCAGTTCCTTCTTCAATTTGTATACTTGATAAAACATTGATTAGTCTGTAAAAAAGAGATGATGATTTTCTTTTTCCATAAGGCAGACTCTTATCTTCTGATCTTCGGGTATAAACGACATCATTACCTTCTTCCCACTTTTCAAGCATCTGGATAATCAGCTCTGGTGGATGCTGAAGATCAGCATCGAGAGAAATTACACAGTCACCTTTGGCCTGATCTAATCCAGCTTTTAATGCAAGCTGATGACCAAAGTTCCGTGAAAACTCTATGTAAAATAATTTAGTATTGATACTAGCCATCGTTTTAAGGATGGTCAGGGTATGATCGGTACTACCATCATCAATAATTATAAATTCAGCATCATAGGCCGTATTCTTGAAGATACCTTCCAGCCTGTCTATAATAACAATTAAGTTCTCGGCCTCATTAAAGGCGGGGATCACTACAGATACAGTTTTCTTCATGCCGTTGGATTGTTTGTTAAATCAAATCGTTTAAAGATCATTTGATAAGTCATATAGAACCATATAAGCACACATGGAAGAGCTTTTAACGAATAATGGATAATATAATTGTCTCTGAAAGACCTGGTATATAAATCGGAAGACCCTAAAGTTGTAAGCAAGATCGCAAATACAAAAAGAGCAATCGCGATTGGTTGTATAGGTTTTTCCTGCAAAACAAACCAGATCGCTACCCCCGTAAATGCAATAATATAGGTCGGTGATTCAGAAGAATTACTAAAGATAACGGTAAAGATCAGTGTTGATGCCAGGTACATCAGCCTGAATGCCTGTGATTGATATTGTTTAATCCTTAAATAAGGAAGACAGAAAAGGAGGACACCGGTAATCAGAAATGGTAAATTGGAAATATCAGGATTTCCGGTCACTCGTCTGACTATTCCCATCAGCGATATGTCCTGCCAGGAAACCAGTGTAGCATTTTCAAGTTGTTTAGCACTTAAAGACAAGTACCATTCTTTATATTGTAGTAAGATATATTCATGGCCATAAAAGAGCATCGGCAGTCCAAAGAATATGATAGCCCAGAAGATACAATAGACAATGAATTTCGGCTTTTGCTTAACGAAAAAGAAGAAGGCCAGCCCGACAATACCATATAGTTTGATAAATGTACCGAGCAGAATGAGGCACGCTGCCCAGAAGTTCTGTTTTTTATCAATTAAGGTATAACTTAAAACAATGATTGCTGTAATTGAAGGGTTAATCTGACAGGCAAATAATGCCGTAAGCAACTCATGGGCAATAATCCAGTAGACGGCATTTACCTTTGCATCTTTTAGTGGCAAGGTCTTAATCGCATAATATAAGAACAGGCTGTTTGCAAGCTCCCAGAAAAACATCCCCAGAAATTCTGGCAACTGAGCGAAAGGCGCAATGATCAGGGAGAACAAAGGGCCGTAATGATTCATATCTGCATATTCAGGATACCTGCCAAATAGGGATACATGGTCATTGGCGTGAAAATAAGTATAAATGAAAATCAGATAGTTATTATGAGAGGTACCTGAATGATATTGTCTGTAAGAGGTGATTGCAGGCAGCAGAATAAAAATACTGAGAATAAATAGCCGGTTATTAAAAAGCTTAGTTAAATTAGCGGCCAAGCTTGATTTCATCTGTGTAGTAAGTGGCATTAATTCTATTGTATTAAAGAGATTTGCAATCGTAAAGTTACAAAAGTAATCTTGCAAAAGAAGAGCTCCTGATGGAAGACCAATGACAACTTCGAAATATGGCCTGTTTTAGACATATCTACCGTTTTCCTGCTGATCTATTGATCTCAATATGTATGCTTTACTCCGCGAAAACATAGCAAAATCTGTTAATTATACGAAACAGTATCTTGAGGTTTACGAACAGGAATTACAAAAAGAAAAACTTCTGCGGATTTAATTGCTGCCTTAAAAAAACGCTATCCTAATGCAAAGTTTCTAATGGCACTAAATTTTTTATCCTGATAAAAGTGCAGGATTAACTGCACTTTTATTTTGTTAAGCTGTTTCCGTTTTGCTCAAAGAAGTAAATAATCAGCATGATCGCTTTTTGATCAGAGGTGTTTTTAGGCGTGTGCGGTAAACGTCCGTCAAATAACATGGAGTCTCCATCAGAAAGGTTGTAAGTCTGATCTTCAAAAACATAGTCTACATTCCCTGATAAGATATATTTGTATTCAAATGCCTCAGTAACGACCATTGGCCTGGTTGCATTAGGTTCAAGTTCCAGTAATACGATGTCAACCGTTGAATTTTTAAAGGTTTTTGTAAAAATACGCTGATATAAAAATCCCATGGCCTGTTCTTTTTCAAACGACTCGTATTCATTTTTTCTTTTAATGATGACAGGACTAAGTTGACTATTGGCCGATATATCCTTGAAAAACTGGTTCAAATCGACATCTAAGGCACTTATAATATCTATCAATACCATTAAAGAAGGTACAGTACGGTTATTCTCAATTTGTGAAATCAGGCCTTTGCTTACACCTGCAAGATCAGCAAGTTCCTGTACCGTTGTATTACGCTCTCTTCTTATTTCTTTTATCCTGGTACTTATCTTAAGTATAATATTCTCTTCCATAAAGGGGGGCAATTGCTCAAACTTAAGAAATTCGGCAGAGTTTAATAGTTAATAATCGTTAAAACTGTGTTAGATCCCAGAAAACAGGCTTAAATATTGAAAAGCTCTTTTATACTCGCCTCTGCATATCCGGCGCTTGCAGTCATGCCTTTACCACCAATACAGGTGCGGATATGAATGCGGTTATCAATATCATATTCCAGAATATGTTTGTCGGGATGCTGTGGGTAAAAACCAGCCCAGGTAGCCGCAATATTACGGACATCAAAATTTACAATCCTGCTGGCCTCTGCAAGCATCAATTCATTGATATGTGAATTCAGGTTAAAGCCGAGATCATCAAAATTGGTTGCAGACGCATATTCATGAGAGTCACCAATAATTACACTTCCGTCCGGTGCCGTTTTGAAAAGCAGGTGAATACCATAGGCTTTTAATTGTTCATAATGGGCAGGCAATGGTATTGTTTTGAAGGAAGGACAGTATTCTTCAAAACTTTCATACCTGCGAATCGTTAAACCTGTCAGTATATTTCCAGCGAGTGCTATAGTTTTTACCGGCGCGGTACGCATCATTTGAAGTTTACTGATCACTTGTCCGCTTGCTTTGAATAAGTCTTTAAATAAAAGTTTGAACTCGTAGCCATTGCATAATACAACTTTTGTAGCTTTAAACTTATCTCCATTTGTTAAACGTACCTCTGCATCATTTGATGCTGAATAACAATCTATAACGGGTGAATCATATAATAAAGTGAAATGCTCAAATTTTGTCTTCATATATTCATGGAGACGATGAATCATCAGATTTGGTTCTACACTGATTTCCTGATCAAAAAACAAAGCTTCTTTGGCATAAGATTCTTGAATAGAGGAATACTTATTCAGGATTTGCTGTGGATTCAATAAGGATTGTGAATAACCTAAGGTATCGTAATAAGCTTTTAATTCATGAATCAAGGTTTGTTCGTCCGGATCGGACGCGATATATACGCTACCGTTTTTTCTGACAGAGATGTCAAACTCACGCTGTATTTCCTGATAAATTTCTACTGAGCGCAGTCCGTAATTGAACCATTCGCCTGTCATTCCAGAAGGGATCACCTGGCCAAAATTTCTTACAGTTGCTCCAACCGGAAAATTATCTTTTTCCAGTTGAAGTACCTTTTTTCCTGCTTTTAAGGCATGATAGGCATGAAATGTACCTAGAATGCCTCCGCCAATAACGATTAAATCATAAGGAGCATTATTCATTTTATTCTTGTATTTTATGCTTTGATAATTGCAATCAATTCTGAGATATTATCTATGATATGTGTTGGATGATGTGGTTTCAGTTCTTCCCTTGTAAAAGCGCCGGTAGTGATCCCAACAACGTATTTACAACCTGCATTGATACCTTCATTGATATCAACTTCTGTATCTCCGATTTTAACTATTTCATCTGTTGGAAGCAGGTTCAAATCAGCTTTCATTTTATGAATCATATCCGGATATGGGCGGCCATTTTTTACATCGTCACTGGCAACCATGATGTCTATCTGATTTTCCCAGTTCAAACGGCTGATAATCAATTCTGCAATGTTCCTGGAAAACCCTGTATCCAGACCAATTTTAATGCCCATAGTCCTAAGCTGTTCAAATGTACTTTCAACGTTTGGAAGTGGTTTGATTTCATGAGAATGGGTGTAAAATTCCAGCATTATATTTACAAAATCAGTATGTATCCTGGCTATAGAATCTGCATTGATTTTTTGAGTATCAGTTTCATATTTGTCCAGCATCATTTGAATAGCAAGAGGTTTTTCGTAACCCATTAATGGGTTTACATCTTTCAATTCCACATTATACCCCTGCTTTTTCATGGCCTGCTGAAAGGATAGGGCTACGTAATTTTCATCACTTACGGTTGTACCAGCCATATCAAACACTACTAATTTTATCGACATTACTTCTAATTTTGTTGTTTACAATTATATAGTTATTGTTTAATATAAGTAAACAATTTGATGTTATTTAATTGTTAAGTTTTTAATGATTCCTATTTGTTGAAGGCTTCGGTAACAGGTTTTCCGCGCCAGCTTTGTGGTTCTTTTAAACCTAACAGCCAAGCAATGGTAGATGCGGTATCATAAGTAATGATTACATCTTTAATTTCATGTCCTTTTAATACGCCTGTACCATTGGTAATCCAGGGGATTTGTACTTCGTCCAATGATTTACCACCATGACCTTTGCCAGTACCGCCATGATCTGCCGACACTATAATTACGGTCTCATTCGCAATGCCTGCTTTTTTTACAGCTTCAACTATTTTTCCTATTCTTTTATCCAGGTTCTCTAATTCTACATAGTACGCAGGAGTGCGGTGACCAATTTTATGTCCTGTATTGTCAGGCTCTGAAAAATGTATGAAAGTTAACAGCGGTTTTTCTTTGACAATAAGTGCTGCCGCAGTATCTGCACAGAAATTATCATTATCACCATCTGGCCCGGGAACAACAAAGCTGATGGCATCTTTTTCAATTAATGGGCCTATCCCTTGCCAGCTGTAAATCACAGCAGTTTTTGCTTTGGGTTTCTGCTGCTTAATCAGGGTAAAGATTCCTGGAAATAAGCCGTAAGGTGATTTGACAACAGAAGGGATTTCTGGAACCGCGCTTCCCCATTCGGTATAACCATGTTCGGTTGGGCCGGCTCCCATGAGCATGGAGGCCCAGTTTACTGCGCTTGAAGAAGGTAATACTGTTCGGGCTTTTAAGGACCAGGATCCGGTAGTCATTAATTGTTTCAGGTTTGGCATGTTTGCCTCGGGAATGGCGTAAGCTCCAAATCCGTCGCAACCAATCAGAATAATGTGTTTAATGTTTTTCGGTTGTGCTTTTAGGTGAAAACTGATGCACAGGATGGCAGCCGCGATGATTAATTTTTTCATATGCTGGTTTTGATTTATATGTAAGTATAGCAAAACTAAACTTTGTTTATAAATATTGGTATTAACTTTTGTTAAGTATATATAAACAATTGATGATTTAATTCTTTAGCATCATAATTGCTTAATCTTACTTTTCACTATTACTTAATCAACAAGAATCTTTATGAAACAAAAATTACCACTGCCATTATGGACAATAGTAACGCCTGTTATAGCCTGGCTGGCTTATTTCGGGATTTCTCTGGATCTTGGTATCCTTTATACCTTTTTTCTTGCCGCTGTACTAATTGGTGGAGTACTTGCTGCTGTACATCACGCTGAAGTTGTAGCGCACCGGGTCGGTGAACCATTTGGTACTTTATTACTCGCATTGGCGATCACCATTATAGAAGTTGCATTAATTGTTTCTCTGATGTTAACCGGAGGGCCGGATGTGGCTGAACTTGCGAGGGATACCGTACTTGCAGCAGTTATGATTATTTTAACCGGAATTGTTGGGTTAAGCCTGCTTGTAGGTGGCGCTAAATTTAAAGAGCAAGTATTCAGTTTACCGGGAGTTAGTGCGGCGCTGGTTACACTTACAGCGATCATGGTACTTACCTTAATTCTTCCAAATTATACAACAAGTAAAGCTGGGCCACAGTATACCCAGACTCAGCTGATTTTTGTAGCTGTAATCTGTTTAGTATTGTATGGTTCATTTGTTATGGTTCAGGCGGTTAGACACCGTGATTATTTTTTGCCTCCTGAGGCCGATGGAAATGAGGATGTACATGCTGAGCCGCCAACAAAAAAAGTGGCTTTAATGAGTGCATTTTTATTGGTGCTGTGTTTAGGTATTGTTGTATTACTGGCTAAAGCTTTAGCTCCGGATATTGAGAATACTGTTATAAATATGGGTGCGCCAAAATCTTTAGTTGGTGTAATTATCGCTGCTGTAGTTTTATTACCTGAAGGGCTTGCTGCTTACCGCGCTGCCAAAAAGAACCGTTTACAGACCAGTCTTAACTTAGCGCTGGGCTCTGCGCTTGCGAGTATCGGTTTAACCATTCCTGCGGTTGCAATTGTTTCTATTGTAACTGGTATGAGTATTACTTTAGGAATTGATATGAAGGCAACTGTCTTGTTGTTGCTTGCTCAGTTTACCATTATGCTTTCGCTGGCTACCGGCCGGACGAATATCTTACAGGGTATAGTACTGCTTGTTATTTTTGCAGTATACCTCTTCACTATTATAGCTCCGTAATATCGAGCATACTCAGGTTTCCTCAGGAAGCCTGAGTATATTTATAAGGTAGCAACTTAGGGAAATTAAAACCCCTTAGATTTTATCCATTTTAAGAATAGGTCTGGCCATGCTGAAACAGGGGAATCTTTTTTACCCATTCCCCAGCCATGTCCGCCTGTTTGAAAGATGTGCATTTCAACGGGCACGCCAGCTTTTTCTAAGGCTGCATTCATTAAATAGGAATTGTTGACCGGTGATATAGGATCATCAACAGCTTGTGCCAGAAAAGTAACTGGCATACTGCTGGTAACTTGCAGTTCTACTGAATAAGCTTCTTCTTGTGCTATTGTTGGGTTTTCTCCCAAAATACTTTTTTTAGCATGCGTTTTATTGAAAGGCGGGAGCATGGTAAGTACGGGATAAATCAGCCCTGCGAAATTTGGCTTTGCAGATAAAGCATCTATAGCATCAACAGGTTTATACTGTTTTTTATCAGGCCGGGCTGCTGTCATTCCTGCAAGGTGTCCACCTGCGGAGAAACCTAATATGCCAATCTTAGCAGGGTCTATTCCGTATTGAACAACCATACTCCGGATAAGCTTCATGGCACGCTGTGCATCCTGAAAGGGTACATGTGTTGTTTTCCAGCTTTCTTGTGGTAATCTGTAAACCAGTTCAAAAGCAGTGATACCCTGTGATTGAAGCCAGTCCGCTACTGGTGTACTTTCTTTACCCAATTCAATATGTGCATAACCACCGCCACTAATCACCAGAATTGCTGTTCCATTAGGTTTAGCAGGCTTATGGATGATTAACCGGGGATTCGAGACATTGGTTACTGAACCACTGGCCGTCATTTTTTCGGCACCTTGCGGTCCCGGGCCATCAGGAATCGTATTTCCCCAAAGAGGTATTTGCTTTAAATCAGTTTGTATTTGAAAAATAGAATTGCTGGAAGAATGCTTGTGTTGGGCGGATACAGTAATCCCTGCGCTCAGAAATCCTGCAATCAATATTATTTTTCTCATTTTGATTTCCTGTTAAACGGTGTCTATTTTTGCAAATTCCGGTGTAAAAGCTAACAGATCAGTAAATAATAACCTGTTATTGCTGACCTGGTAATTCCAGTTGATGAATTGCAGGTAATGTCCTTTGTTGTCAGTTGGAGAGTCCTGTTTGTAAAGTAACTGCTTATAGTTATGATGTTTCAGCCATTCAAAAATTTCGGTGAAAGTTTTCCCGTTTTCCTGCCTGATAAATTGTGCCAGTTCTTTAACCAGATGAATAGTGTCATCTGTTAAGGAAAAACTTAAGCCGTAGCGGCTTTCAAATTTTGGCATTACATATTTGTCAAGATCAGTTATATATTTTGGATTAGATTTGATTTGCTCCGCTATGTCTGCCTGTTCTTCTGCCGTTAAATCTTTTAAATAATAGCCTGAGCAATAATCGGCGCCGATTTGCTTCTTGAATTTCGAATTAAAAAGACGTTTTAATTCAACAAGCGGCTCTTCTTGCAAGCTTCCAATCTGACTTTCTTTAATTGACCCTGTTTCCCAATCTCCCATCACAAAAAAATGATATTCTTCGTATTCAACAGGGATGAATTTTTCTATTCTATGGATTCCTTTGCCGTATGATTTTACCCACTGGCCGATTTTAAAGTCTTTGTAATTCTGCATCTTGTTAAAATAAGGTATCTGCTGGTTTCTCGGAATTATTTCTTTCAAATTTAAGCAACCATTTTTTCTTTTCTACTCCGGCGGCATATCCGGTCATGCTGCCATCGCTACCAATTACGCGGTGACAAGGGATAATAATAGCCAACCGGTTCCTGCCATTTGTAGAGGCAATTGCGCGAATAGCTTTTGGATTATTCATTTTATCGGCTTGCTGTTTATAGGAACAGGTTTGCCCGTATGGGATTTCCTGAAGCGTTTGCCAGACTGCTTGTGCAAATTCATTGCCCGGTGCATGAGTGGGAACCGAAAATACTTTTCGCTTTCCCTCAAAGTATTCGGCTAGTTCATTTTTCAATTGCGTTAAATGTGGATTTTCTCCGGGTTGCATCACTGCATTGAGCAGTTTTTGCAGATCAATGATCTCTTTTTCTAACCTGATCCGGTTAATGAATTCCAGTATACAAACACCTTGTGCGGTTGCTCCTGCCAGCATCGGGCCTAATGGAGTGGAAATTTCCGTTGTGGTGATGATACTGGTTTCATTTGATAGTTCTTGTTGTGTTTTCATAAGATAAACATCAGATCCGAAATTACGGAATGTATTCCTCAATAAGAACCCATTTCTTGCGCAATCAACAATTTGGTAACACCGGGTAAACATCAGTTTTATTTAGGGATCCTAATTTTAACCCCAAAATCAATTCGAAGAAATATGCAGAGGTTTACTTGTGATACAGAGGCGATCAATGCTTTAATCAGGAGCGATATGTATGGGCTTGAATATTTCTACAACCTCTATTTTCAAGGTGTAAAATCTTTTTTAACCCCTTATTGCAGATTAACTGCGGATGCAGACGAAATTACACAAGACACATTTTTAAAGCTTTGGGAAATGCGTAAACGGATCAATCCAGACCAAAGTCTTAAGAACCTGCTTTTTACCATAGCAAAGAATAAGGCGCTTGATGAGCTCCGGAAATTTAAAAGCCATGAAGCTAAATTGAATTTCCTGGAATTGAGTAAAGACAGATCTTTCAGCACTTTTGATGAAATCATCTTTGCAGATTACGAAAGGGTACTTGGAACTGTATTAGATCATTTACCGAGCCGTAATCTTGAAGTATTTAACCTCAGCAGAAAGGAACACCTCAGCAATAAGGATATTTCTTTACAACTGAACATCTCTGTAAAAGCGGTTGAAAAACACATCAGTAAAACCCTTTCCCATTTACGCATCTTCTTAAAAAACCACCAGATTTCCTGCTTTATTTTTTTTACAACATTTTTTAATCTGTAGGTAGGGTTGGAGTAGAGTCTGTTCGTATAGACTGTATATCCCATGAAAGAGCAAGAATTTAACAAAGAATTTTTAAGGCGGTTTACTGACAATGAATTGTCGGAGCCAGAATACGAGGCACTGATGCAATGGCTTTCTTCCCTAAGCCCGCAGGAGCAACAATCCTTTCTGAACGAACACATCCAAAGTCTGACGCCCGCAGCTTTGCAAACACCTTCACCAGATTTTGAGCTGCTCAGGGATAAAATCGAACAACAGGATAGCTCCAGAAGAACAGTAAGATTATGGCTCGGAAGAGTTGCCGCAGTATTGATCCCTTGTGCAATTTATGCGGGGGTTATCAACTCGCAAAACAATAATCAGCCAGTTGTGCGTATAGTAAGCAGCACACCAGTCAGGATGCTACGGGTAACTAATTCAGGTATTAATACAAAAATTATCCTGTTGGAAGATTCCAGTAAGGTCACACTCTCAGCAGGTGCAACCCTGTCTTACCCGGAAAAATTTGAGGCCACAAAAAGGGAATTGAGCCTGATCGGCAAAGCTTTTTTT
Coding sequences within:
- a CDS encoding alpha/beta hydrolase, which gives rise to MRKIILIAGFLSAGITVSAQHKHSSSNSIFQIQTDLKQIPLWGNTIPDGPGPQGAEKMTASGSVTNVSNPRLIIHKPAKPNGTAILVISGGGYAHIELGKESTPVADWLQSQGITAFELVYRLPQESWKTTHVPFQDAQRAMKLIRSMVVQYGIDPAKIGILGFSAGGHLAGMTAARPDKKQYKPVDAIDALSAKPNFAGLIYPVLTMLPPFNKTHAKKSILGENPTIAQEEAYSVELQVTSSMPVTFLAQAVDDPISPVNNSYLMNAALEKAGVPVEMHIFQTGGHGWGMGKKDSPVSAWPDLFLKWIKSKGF
- a CDS encoding glycosyltransferase family 2 protein, producing the protein MKKTVSVVIPAFNEAENLIVIIDRLEGIFKNTAYDAEFIIIDDGSTDHTLTILKTMASINTKLFYIEFSRNFGHQLALKAGLDQAKGDCVISLDADLQHPPELIIQMLEKWEEGNDVVYTRRSEDKSLPYGKRKSSSLFYRLINVLSSIQIEEGTADFRLMDKKVIDVFRNFEENEPFIRGLVQWMGYKQIAIDYIPHKRHAGTSKYNLRKMMRFALQGVTSFSIKPLYTAVYLGFAFSMLSVLYIPYVFYSVYMGIEVDGWASTIMTIVFFGGLQLIIMGIIGIYIGKMFMQTKNRPNYIIKSTNFVPAPTTTNTNYDIAQL
- a CDS encoding calcium:proton antiporter yields the protein MKQKLPLPLWTIVTPVIAWLAYFGISLDLGILYTFFLAAVLIGGVLAAVHHAEVVAHRVGEPFGTLLLALAITIIEVALIVSLMLTGGPDVAELARDTVLAAVMIILTGIVGLSLLVGGAKFKEQVFSLPGVSAALVTLTAIMVLTLILPNYTTSKAGPQYTQTQLIFVAVICLVLYGSFVMVQAVRHRDYFLPPEADGNEDVHAEPPTKKVALMSAFLLVLCLGIVVLLAKALAPDIENTVINMGAPKSLVGVIIAAVVLLPEGLAAYRAAKKNRLQTSLNLALGSALASIGLTIPAVAIVSIVTGMSITLGIDMKATVLLLLAQFTIMLSLATGRTNILQGIVLLVIFAVYLFTIIAP
- a CDS encoding alkaline phosphatase encodes the protein MKKLIIAAAILCISFHLKAQPKNIKHIILIGCDGFGAYAIPEANMPNLKQLMTTGSWSLKARTVLPSSSAVNWASMLMGAGPTEHGYTEWGSAVPEIPSVVKSPYGLFPGIFTLIKQQKPKAKTAVIYSWQGIGPLIEKDAISFVVPGPDGDNDNFCADTAAALIVKEKPLLTFIHFSEPDNTGHKIGHRTPAYYVELENLDKRIGKIVEAVKKAGIANETVIIVSADHGGTGKGHGGKSLDEVQIPWITNGTGVLKGHEIKDVIITYDTASTIAWLLGLKEPQSWRGKPVTEAFNK
- a CDS encoding helix-turn-helix domain-containing protein; this translates as MEENIILKISTRIKEIRRERNTTVQELADLAGVSKGLISQIENNRTVPSLMVLIDIISALDVDLNQFFKDISANSQLSPVIIKRKNEYESFEKEQAMGFLYQRIFTKTFKNSTVDIVLLELEPNATRPMVVTEAFEYKYILSGNVDYVFEDQTYNLSDGDSMLFDGRLPHTPKNTSDQKAIMLIIYFFEQNGNSLTK
- a CDS encoding GtrA family protein; the encoded protein is MLKNPLIKLIDFFYFPFLHFIPIKTFRYGVTGGSNALLNLTIFFLSYNYVLKGEALRIGSYTITSYIGADLMALSVSFPVGFLLNKYLVFQQEGRGIQQLGLYAFVTASSLLMNYGLLHLLVGYFGLWATPSQAFIIVLMSAFSYFFQSYVTFRERA
- a CDS encoding HAD hydrolase-like protein gives rise to the protein MSIKLVVFDMAGTTVSDENYVALSFQQAMKKQGYNVELKDVNPLMGYEKPLAIQMMLDKYETDTQKINADSIARIHTDFVNIMLEFYTHSHEIKPLPNVESTFEQLRTMGIKIGLDTGFSRNIAELIISRLNWENQIDIMVASDDVKNGRPYPDMIHKMKADLNLLPTDEIVKIGDTEVDINEGINAGCKYVVGITTGAFTREELKPHHPTHIIDNISELIAIIKA
- a CDS encoding glycosyltransferase family 87 protein, with translation MKSSLAANLTKLFNNRLFILSIFILLPAITSYRQYHSGTSHNNYLIFIYTYFHANDHVSLFGRYPEYADMNHYGPLFSLIIAPFAQLPEFLGMFFWELANSLFLYYAIKTLPLKDAKVNAVYWIIAHELLTALFACQINPSITAIIVLSYTLIDKKQNFWAACLILLGTFIKLYGIVGLAFFFFVKQKPKFIVYCIFWAIIFFGLPMLFYGHEYILLQYKEWYLSLSAKQLENATLVSWQDISLMGIVRRVTGNPDISNLPFLITGVLLFCLPYLRIKQYQSQAFRLMYLASTLIFTVIFSNSSESPTYIIAFTGVAIWFVLQEKPIQPIAIALFVFAILLTTLGSSDLYTRSFRDNYIIHYSLKALPCVLIWFYMTYQMIFKRFDLTNNPTA
- a CDS encoding TIGR03364 family FAD-dependent oxidoreductase, giving the protein MNNAPYDLIVIGGGILGTFHAYHALKAGKKVLQLEKDNFPVGATVRNFGQVIPSGMTGEWFNYGLRSVEIYQEIQREFDISVRKNGSVYIASDPDEQTLIHELKAYYDTLGYSQSLLNPQQILNKYSSIQESYAKEALFFDQEISVEPNLMIHRLHEYMKTKFEHFTLLYDSPVIDCYSASNDAEVRLTNGDKFKATKVVLCNGYEFKLLFKDLFKASGQVISKLQMMRTAPVKTIALAGNILTGLTIRRYESFEEYCPSFKTIPLPAHYEQLKAYGIHLLFKTAPDGSVIIGDSHEYASATNFDDLGFNLNSHINELMLAEASRIVNFDVRNIAATWAGFYPQHPDKHILEYDIDNRIHIRTCIGGKGMTASAGYAEASIKELFNI
- a CDS encoding polysaccharide deacetylase family protein, which codes for MILLSFDIEEFDMAFEYGKSITFEEQIRISSEGTLIILDLLAKHKLKATFFSTVTFAKNATAIIRRILDEGHELASHGMYHSDFKKEHLLESRLALEELSGVAVTGYRMARMMPVDEQEIQKAGYLYNSSINPTWLPGRYNNRHISRTYFYQSGVLQLPASVSPISRFPLFWLSFHNLPLWFYEHLVKRTYQKDNYINIYFHPWEFTDLTDKERFGFPGYVSKNSGQDMITRMDKFMGWLNKQGYPSGTISQFTKNIPLA